The proteins below are encoded in one region of uncultured Desulfovibrio sp.:
- a CDS encoding dihydroorotate dehydrogenase — translation MDLSVTLHGPRHELRLKNPVLTASGTFGCGVEFTPYGDLRQLGGMVVKGLSLAPRDGNPCPRVVETTAGMLNAVGLQNDGVESFVREKLPLLPWQETPVIANLYATSPAEFGELAARLDEVEGVAALEVNVSCPNVKEGGILFGQDPALAAAVTRAVVDAAAHKPVIVKLSPNVTDIALMARAVADAGADMISCINTLSGMSVDVASRRPRLANVIGGLSGPAIKPVALRCVWQVCRAVDIPVIGIGGISSAEDVLEFILAGAHAVQIGTANFMRPDASFAIVEELPETCQRLGVSSLDDLRGALILS, via the coding sequence ATGGACCTTTCCGTTACCCTTCACGGTCCGCGGCATGAGCTGCGGCTGAAAAATCCTGTCCTCACCGCCTCCGGAACCTTCGGCTGCGGCGTGGAATTCACCCCCTATGGCGATCTGCGCCAGCTGGGCGGCATGGTGGTCAAGGGCCTGTCCCTGGCCCCGCGCGACGGCAACCCCTGCCCCCGCGTGGTGGAAACCACCGCCGGCATGCTCAATGCCGTGGGCCTGCAAAACGACGGTGTGGAATCCTTTGTGCGGGAAAAGCTCCCCCTCCTGCCCTGGCAGGAAACGCCGGTCATTGCCAATCTCTATGCCACCTCGCCCGCCGAATTCGGTGAACTGGCCGCCCGCCTTGACGAGGTGGAAGGCGTGGCCGCGCTGGAAGTCAATGTCTCGTGCCCCAATGTGAAGGAAGGCGGCATTCTCTTCGGGCAGGACCCTGCCCTGGCCGCCGCCGTCACCCGTGCCGTGGTCGACGCGGCCGCCCACAAGCCCGTCATCGTCAAGCTGTCGCCCAATGTGACGGACATTGCCCTCATGGCCAGGGCCGTGGCCGATGCCGGGGCGGACATGATTTCCTGCATCAATACCCTGTCCGGCATGTCCGTGGATGTGGCCAGCCGCAGACCCCGCCTGGCCAATGTCATCGGCGGCCTGTCCGGCCCGGCCATCAAGCCCGTGGCGCTGCGCTGCGTGTGGCAGGTCTGCCGCGCCGTGGATATTCCGGTTATCGGCATCGGCGGCATTTCCTCGGCCGAGGATGTGCTGGAATTCATCCTGGCGGGCGCCCATGCCGTGCAGATCGGCACGGCCAACTTCATGCGCCCCGACGCCTCCTTTGCCATTGTGGAGGAACTGCCGGAAACCTGCCAGCGCCTGGGCGTTTCCAGCCTTGACGATCTGCGCGGCGCGCTGATCCTTTCCTAG
- a CDS encoding aminopeptidase P family protein has protein sequence MNEQTFAQRRQRLREALREQGLDALLISRAPNRYYLSGFELHDPQCNESAGRLVITADGQDWLATDARYRDAAARLWDRERICIYGQDTPRQLADLLARCGSRIGMEARAVSLEEARALQRHSRGRFALQGADGLVERLRCIKDAQEIAALERSFALNHAMLRWLEGELRPGRSEQELAWAVEKYFREHGASELAFASIVATGPNAALPHAIPGDTCLTENCPVLVDVGCRVDGYCSDQTRTFWVGADVPTQFSRTLHLVQEAQRAALDMMRPGVRMCDVHAAARAVFEKAGEAEHFTHGLGHGVGLETHEAPSLSPARKDVLEPGMVVTVEPGLYYPEWGGVRWEHTVLVEENGVRIL, from the coding sequence ATGAACGAGCAAACCTTTGCACAGCGGCGGCAGCGCCTCCGGGAAGCGCTGCGGGAACAGGGCCTGGATGCCCTGCTCATCAGCCGCGCCCCCAATCGCTACTATCTTTCGGGTTTTGAACTGCACGATCCCCAGTGCAATGAAAGCGCAGGACGCCTCGTCATCACGGCAGACGGACAGGACTGGCTGGCCACGGACGCCCGCTACCGCGATGCGGCGGCGCGCCTCTGGGACAGGGAACGCATCTGCATCTACGGGCAGGACACGCCCCGCCAGCTGGCGGATCTGCTGGCCCGCTGCGGCAGCCGCATCGGCATGGAGGCACGGGCCGTGAGCCTGGAAGAGGCCCGGGCGCTGCAACGGCACAGCCGGGGCAGATTCGCCCTGCAGGGGGCTGACGGTCTGGTGGAGCGGCTGCGCTGCATCAAGGACGCGCAGGAAATTGCCGCGCTGGAACGCTCCTTTGCGCTCAATCATGCCATGCTGCGCTGGCTGGAAGGGGAGCTGCGCCCGGGCCGCAGCGAACAGGAACTGGCCTGGGCCGTGGAAAAATACTTTCGCGAGCACGGCGCCAGCGAACTGGCCTTTGCCAGCATTGTGGCCACAGGCCCCAATGCCGCCCTGCCGCATGCCATCCCCGGCGATACATGCCTTACGGAAAACTGTCCGGTGCTGGTGGATGTGGGCTGCCGTGTGGACGGCTACTGCTCGGATCAGACGCGCACCTTCTGGGTGGGCGCAGACGTTCCGACTCAGTTTTCCCGCACCCTGCATCTGGTGCAGGAGGCCCAGCGGGCCGCCCTGGACATGATGCGCCCGGGCGTGCGCATGTGCGATGTCCATGCGGCGGCGCGCGCCGTCTTTGAAAAGGCCGGCGAGGCAGAGCACTTCACCCACGGCCTGGGGCATGGCGTGGGTCTGGAAACCCACGAAGCTCCCTCCCTGTCACCCGCGCGGAAAGACGTGCTGGAGCCGGGCATGGTGGTCACCGTGGAGCCGGGCCTCTATTATCCCGAATGGGGCGGCGTGCGCTGGGAACACACGGTGCTGGTGGAAGAAAACGGCGTGCGCATTCTGTAG
- a CDS encoding NAD(P)-dependent oxidoreductase yields the protein MNAPHPSHAPFAHLAGKRVLVTGATGFLGRHLLPQLVAAGADVTCLTRASSRTDHLPQGVTVARADLATGDGVAQALGGQDILIHMAALLFGLNWQDYLRANTVAAQHLAAAIMSIRARRRALPRVVLVSSLAASGPADGMPGRNDEAIGAPVSAYGWSKYLVEQILGRAAGDKLVVLRPPIIYGSGDKGLLPVFRGIQKGVAALPGWKRPFPVSVVHARDAAQAILLLCRKDAHGVYHVNDGAQHTMRAFYEAAAQALDARPLFIPVPVPVLGMTALAATLWTRLLRRLRRASGDRAPNWNLDKYREARHAGWLCDASRLCQELGYAPTMSLAAGMTEAVNGYRAEGLL from the coding sequence ATGAACGCCCCCCACCCTTCCCACGCCCCCTTTGCCCATCTGGCGGGCAAGCGCGTGCTTGTTACCGGCGCCACCGGCTTTCTTGGCCGGCACCTGCTGCCGCAGCTGGTGGCCGCCGGCGCGGACGTCACCTGCCTGACCCGCGCCTCATCGCGCACGGATCACCTGCCCCAGGGGGTTACCGTGGCCCGGGCCGATCTTGCCACCGGTGACGGCGTGGCCCAGGCCCTCGGCGGGCAGGACATCCTCATCCACATGGCGGCCCTGCTCTTCGGCCTGAACTGGCAGGACTACCTGCGCGCCAATACCGTCGCCGCCCAGCATCTGGCCGCGGCCATCATGAGCATTCGTGCCCGGCGCCGCGCCCTGCCGCGCGTGGTGCTGGTTTCCAGTCTGGCGGCCAGCGGTCCGGCCGACGGCATGCCCGGCCGCAATGACGAGGCTATCGGTGCGCCCGTTTCCGCCTATGGCTGGTCCAAGTATCTGGTGGAACAGATTCTGGGGCGCGCCGCCGGCGACAAGCTGGTGGTGCTGCGCCCGCCCATCATCTACGGTTCTGGAGACAAAGGTCTTTTGCCCGTGTTTCGCGGCATCCAGAAGGGCGTGGCCGCCCTGCCCGGCTGGAAGCGGCCCTTCCCTGTCTCCGTGGTGCATGCCCGTGACGCCGCACAGGCCATTCTGCTGCTCTGCCGCAAGGATGCCCATGGTGTCTACCATGTCAACGACGGGGCGCAGCACACCATGCGCGCCTTTTACGAGGCCGCGGCCCAGGCCCTGGATGCCCGCCCCCTCTTCATTCCGGTTCCGGTGCCCGTGCTGGGCATGACGGCCCTGGCCGCCACCCTCTGGACCAGGCTGCTGCGGCGTCTGCGCCGCGCTTCCGGCGACCGCGCCCCCAACTGGAATCTGGATAAGTACCGCGAAGCCCGTCACGCCGGCTGGCTGTGCGATGCCTCCCGCCTGTGCCAGGAGCTGGGCTATGCGCCCACCATGTCGCTGGCCGCGGGCATGACCGAGGCCGTCAACGGATACCGCGCCGAGGGTCTTCTGTGA
- a CDS encoding GNAT family N-acetyltransferase has protein sequence MADPVITRVDSDAALTTFVELPLSLYPPDSLWSPGLFRDDRKLLTPGRHPFWDTARRELFLAWRDGVCVGRIAAIVDEKYNAYARTRCGAFGFFECRQDREAAHALLNAARQWLAEQGMAYMRGPLNPSTNYTCGLLVDGFDQAPAIMMPWNPPYYAELLESWHLRKEQDLFAYGIRRDQLELAPWLLEEIGRLKAEGRFSWRTARRATLAQDIRAMLDIYRESWAENFAFVPLSAGEADELVNELKTILNREFFVLFFHDGQPVAGMVALPDLGPLLRRLRGRLGLSVLWHWWQARAEMRGRYRLMLFGIRPQFRLMGLPLLLLDCLLTQAQQHPDFQQLEGSWVLEDNTAIDDLIEDFSGRITKRYRLYRREITA, from the coding sequence ATGGCCGATCCTGTCATCACCCGCGTGGACAGTGACGCAGCGCTGACCACCTTTGTGGAGCTGCCCCTGTCGCTCTATCCCCCGGACTCGCTCTGGTCGCCCGGCCTGTTCCGCGACGACAGAAAGCTGCTGACCCCCGGCAGGCATCCCTTCTGGGACACTGCCCGGCGCGAACTCTTTCTTGCCTGGCGCGACGGCGTCTGCGTGGGGCGCATTGCCGCCATCGTGGACGAAAAATACAATGCCTATGCCCGCACGCGCTGCGGCGCCTTCGGCTTCTTTGAATGCCGTCAGGACCGCGAGGCTGCCCATGCCCTGCTGAACGCCGCGCGGCAGTGGCTGGCGGAACAGGGCATGGCCTATATGCGCGGCCCGCTCAATCCCTCCACCAACTATACCTGCGGCCTGCTGGTGGACGGCTTTGACCAGGCCCCTGCCATCATGATGCCCTGGAACCCTCCCTACTATGCGGAACTGCTGGAAAGCTGGCATCTGCGCAAGGAGCAGGACCTTTTTGCCTACGGCATCCGGCGCGATCAGCTGGAGCTGGCCCCCTGGCTGCTGGAGGAAATCGGGCGCCTCAAGGCCGAAGGGCGCTTCAGCTGGCGCACGGCCCGGCGCGCCACCCTTGCACAGGACATCCGCGCCATGCTGGACATCTACCGCGAGTCCTGGGCCGAAAACTTTGCCTTTGTTCCGCTGTCGGCCGGAGAGGCCGACGAGCTGGTCAACGAATTGAAAACCATACTCAACCGGGAATTCTTCGTCCTCTTCTTTCATGACGGGCAGCCCGTTGCCGGCATGGTGGCCCTGCCCGATCTCGGCCCCCTGCTGCGCCGCCTGCGCGGCCGCCTGGGCCTGTCCGTGCTCTGGCACTGGTGGCAGGCACGCGCCGAAATGCGCGGCCGCTACCGGCTCATGCTGTTCGGCATCCGGCCGCAGTTCCGGCTCATGGGCCTGCCCCTGCTGCTGCTGGACTGCCTGCTGACCCAGGCGCAGCAGCATCCTGACTTCCAGCAGCTGGAAGGATCGTGGGTTCTGGAGGACAATACCGCCATCGACGACCTCATCGAAGACTTCTCCGGTCGCATCACCAAACGCTATCGCCTTTACCGACGGGAGATCACTGCATGA
- a CDS encoding dihydroorotate dehydrogenase electron transfer subunit: MTQQSSCLLTVLDLVPFGQTGQEHRFFALSLTRPDWDTWRPGQFVMVRPVSFGLEMPWARPFGICHMTTRHLICFFQVQGRGTQRMASLREGDVVRVWGPLGNGFVMEPETPTLLLAGGMGIAPFVGYVAMHPRPWNLSMIFGHREPLSCYPVDSISEHVPLDCVLESQPEDLENFIFTLQERIGEMADHKGLVQACGPLPFLKTVRRLALESGVRCQLSLENRMACGVGACLGCVTRTTEAWPVAARRGGYVQTCNHGPVFWADQIEL, from the coding sequence ATGACACAACAAAGTTCCTGTCTTTTGACAGTGCTTGACCTCGTCCCCTTCGGGCAGACGGGGCAGGAGCACCGTTTCTTTGCCCTGAGCCTGACCCGCCCCGACTGGGACACCTGGCGCCCAGGGCAGTTCGTCATGGTCCGGCCCGTTTCCTTTGGTCTGGAAATGCCGTGGGCACGCCCCTTCGGCATCTGCCACATGACCACACGGCACCTCATCTGCTTCTTCCAGGTACAGGGGCGGGGCACGCAGCGCATGGCCTCCCTGCGGGAAGGCGATGTGGTGCGCGTCTGGGGACCGCTGGGCAACGGCTTTGTCATGGAGCCGGAAACCCCCACCCTGCTGCTGGCGGGCGGCATGGGCATTGCCCCCTTTGTGGGCTATGTGGCCATGCATCCCAGGCCGTGGAACCTCAGCATGATCTTCGGGCACCGCGAACCCCTGAGCTGCTACCCCGTGGACAGCATCAGCGAGCATGTGCCGCTGGACTGCGTGCTGGAAAGCCAGCCCGAAGACCTGGAAAACTTCATCTTCACGCTCCAGGAACGCATCGGGGAAATGGCGGATCACAAGGGCCTGGTGCAGGCCTGCGGCCCGCTGCCCTTCCTGAAGACGGTGCGCCGCCTTGCCCTGGAATCGGGCGTGCGCTGCCAGCTTTCCCTGGAAAACCGCATGGCCTGCGGCGTGGGGGCCTGTCTTGGCTGCGTGACCCGCACCACCGAGGCCTGGCCCGTGGCCGCCCGGCGCGGCGGCTATGTGCAGACCTGCAATCACGGCCCCGTCTTCTGGGCTGACCAGATCGAACTGTAA
- a CDS encoding ABC-F family ATP-binding cassette domain-containing protein, whose amino-acid sequence MKITIQDLSKSFGGRDIFTNFSLEVDSGVRLCVCGPNGTGKSTLLKMLAGVEPPDGGRVILPRGCRLGYVEQELSEEALDTPLLTYVLDVLHDWTDFWGQWEDAATAGDEARLAELMQRQAELEAIHGYNPEQRAKTVLSGLGFAENKWHRTLRELSGGWRERAKLARVLTAGADVLLLDEPTNHLDVEAVEWLEDFLLSFQGALVFVAHDRVFMDRVGTHVLYLGLSRPVFRKATYSQFLSLQEEYNAQRQREAKALQDELNRKMAFVERFRAKATKARQAGSRQKMAKKLEKELEDYRPEPKRRELHFSWPEAPHSEKVVIATADLAFHFSDGKQMWPPLTFTLYRGQRVALVGHNGCGKSTLLKLLAGTLERCGGNIVTGAQVRMGYYTQHQMDTLRPDTTVLGEIRRLSDPHTTEEELMSVLGLFLLGQEYFDRQVSSLSGGEKSRLVLASLFLRRCNFLLLDEPTNHLDLESREALADALQRFDGTLLMVAHDRWLLAEVGAEAWALDQSGLHVYPDFATYDAARRAALEAATENRGSRSAAPAAQATADADRGNLSREEQKKRKREEAERRNALHKKLKPLQQRYGAMEEQLSALMDEQTQVEQQLADPGVYADAARSTELLRRFNELKDSVERLMDDMALLEAQIAEIEAEHMGDKA is encoded by the coding sequence GTGAAAATCACCATTCAGGACCTGTCCAAGTCCTTTGGCGGGCGCGATATCTTCACCAATTTCTCGCTGGAAGTGGACTCCGGCGTGCGGCTGTGCGTCTGCGGTCCCAACGGCACGGGCAAATCCACCCTGCTCAAGATGCTGGCCGGCGTGGAGCCGCCCGACGGCGGGCGCGTCATCCTGCCCAGGGGCTGCCGCCTGGGCTATGTGGAGCAGGAGCTTTCCGAGGAAGCCCTGGACACGCCCCTGCTGACCTATGTGCTGGACGTGCTGCATGACTGGACCGACTTCTGGGGCCAGTGGGAGGATGCCGCCACGGCCGGCGACGAGGCCCGCCTGGCCGAACTCATGCAGCGTCAGGCGGAGCTGGAAGCCATCCACGGCTACAATCCCGAACAGCGCGCCAAGACCGTGCTTTCCGGTCTGGGCTTTGCCGAAAACAAATGGCACCGCACCCTGCGCGAACTGTCCGGCGGCTGGCGCGAACGGGCCAAGCTGGCCCGCGTGCTCACTGCCGGGGCCGACGTGCTGCTGCTGGACGAACCCACCAACCACCTGGACGTGGAAGCCGTGGAATGGCTGGAAGACTTCCTGCTCTCCTTTCAGGGCGCGCTGGTCTTTGTGGCGCATGACCGCGTTTTCATGGACCGCGTGGGTACCCACGTGCTCTATCTTGGCCTGTCCCGCCCCGTCTTTCGCAAGGCCACCTATTCGCAGTTCCTTTCCCTGCAGGAAGAATACAATGCCCAGCGCCAGCGCGAGGCCAAGGCCCTGCAGGACGAGCTGAACCGCAAGATGGCCTTTGTGGAGCGCTTCCGCGCCAAGGCCACCAAGGCCCGTCAGGCCGGGTCCCGCCAGAAGATGGCCAAAAAGCTGGAAAAGGAGCTGGAAGACTACCGCCCGGAACCCAAACGCCGGGAACTGCATTTCAGCTGGCCGGAGGCTCCGCATTCCGAAAAAGTGGTCATTGCCACCGCGGACCTGGCCTTCCATTTCAGCGACGGCAAACAGATGTGGCCGCCGCTCACCTTCACGCTCTACCGCGGACAGCGCGTGGCCCTGGTGGGGCACAACGGCTGCGGCAAATCCACCCTGCTCAAGCTGCTGGCCGGCACCCTGGAGCGCTGCGGCGGCAATATCGTCACCGGCGCTCAGGTGCGCATGGGCTACTATACCCAGCACCAGATGGACACCCTGCGCCCGGACACCACGGTGCTGGGCGAAATCCGGCGCCTGTCCGATCCGCATACCACGGAAGAGGAACTCATGAGCGTGCTGGGCCTCTTCCTGCTGGGGCAGGAGTATTTCGACCGGCAGGTCAGTTCCCTTTCCGGCGGCGAAAAAAGCCGTCTGGTGCTGGCCAGTCTCTTTCTCCGGCGCTGCAACTTCCTGCTGCTGGACGAACCCACCAACCACCTGGACCTGGAAAGCCGCGAAGCCCTGGCCGATGCCCTGCAACGCTTTGACGGCACCCTGCTCATGGTGGCTCACGACCGCTGGCTGCTGGCCGAAGTGGGGGCCGAGGCCTGGGCGCTGGACCAGTCGGGCCTGCATGTCTATCCCGACTTTGCCACCTACGATGCCGCCCGCCGCGCAGCCCTGGAAGCCGCCACCGAAAACCGTGGCAGCCGTTCTGCCGCGCCGGCGGCGCAGGCCACTGCCGATGCGGACCGCGGCAACCTCTCCCGCGAGGAACAGAAAAAGCGCAAACGCGAGGAAGCCGAACGCCGCAATGCCCTGCATAAGAAGCTCAAGCCCCTGCAACAGCGCTACGGCGCCATGGAAGAGCAGCTTTCCGCCCTCATGGACGAACAGACCCAGGTGGAACAGCAGCTGGCGGATCCCGGCGTCTATGCCGATGCCGCCCGCTCCACCGAGCTGCTGCGGCGCTTCAACGAACTGAAGGACAGCGTGGAACGCCTCATGGACGACATGGCCCTGCTGGAAGCGCAAATCGCGGAAATCGAGGCCGAGCACATGGGCGACAAGGCATGA
- a CDS encoding (deoxy)nucleoside triphosphate pyrophosphohydrolase: MTAPLRSLDVAAGIIWRQGCFLAACRPQGKPHAGFWEFPGGKLEQNERPLDALCRELREELTIHVQRAAFWRLAEHDYPERGIHVRLHFFHVTAFLGTPCRAEGQTLRWVHASEALTLPFLPADRAIVAALADEKSTFLPGPAAEAAAS, translated from the coding sequence ATGACGGCCCCCCTGCGTTCGCTGGACGTGGCTGCCGGCATCATCTGGCGGCAGGGCTGCTTTCTGGCGGCCTGCCGTCCCCAGGGCAAGCCGCACGCCGGCTTCTGGGAGTTTCCCGGCGGCAAGCTGGAACAGAACGAGCGCCCCCTGGACGCCCTGTGCCGCGAACTGCGGGAAGAACTGACCATTCATGTGCAGCGGGCCGCCTTCTGGCGCCTTGCGGAACACGACTACCCGGAACGGGGCATCCACGTGCGCCTGCACTTCTTTCACGTCACGGCCTTCCTGGGCACGCCCTGCCGGGCCGAGGGCCAGACCCTGCGCTGGGTCCATGCCAGCGAAGCCCTGACGCTGCCCTTTCTGCCTGCCGACAGGGCCATCGTGGCCGCCCTGGCGGACGAAAAATCAACATTCCTGCCCGGTCCGGCAGCGGAAGCCGCTGCGTCATAA